A window of Haliscomenobacter hydrossis DSM 1100 contains these coding sequences:
- a CDS encoding carbonic anhydrase family protein has translation MTKKFLIIPGLALAFLTACNNPKPSETSANESAVNQAKALVQEVLTKEQRDALTPDEIIQTFKEGNERFVNNDLTARDHSAQVRKSATGQFPKAVVLSCLDSRVPVEDVFDRGIGDIFVGRVAGNFVNEDLLGSMEFGCKVAGAKVILVLGHEHCGAVKSAIDDVKLGNITAMLSKIRPAVEKVTYEGDRTSGNPEFVHQVCESNVKNTIEQIRQNSPILKEMEDNGQIKIIGAVYDMDTGKVTFL, from the coding sequence ATGACAAAAAAGTTTTTAATCATTCCAGGGCTTGCTCTCGCTTTTTTAACAGCTTGTAACAACCCAAAACCGAGTGAGACCTCGGCAAATGAATCAGCAGTGAATCAAGCCAAAGCATTGGTACAAGAAGTGCTAACCAAAGAACAAAGAGACGCTTTAACACCAGATGAAATTATTCAAACATTCAAAGAAGGAAACGAACGGTTTGTAAACAACGACTTAACAGCAAGAGACCATTCTGCTCAAGTGAGAAAAAGTGCAACAGGACAATTTCCAAAAGCAGTTGTTCTATCTTGTTTGGACAGTAGAGTTCCAGTAGAAGATGTTTTCGATAGGGGAATCGGTGATATTTTCGTTGGCAGAGTTGCAGGTAATTTTGTAAACGAAGACTTACTTGGAAGTATGGAATTTGGTTGCAAAGTAGCAGGTGCAAAAGTTATTCTTGTACTTGGACACGAACATTGTGGGGCAGTAAAATCTGCCATTGATGACGTAAAGTTGGGCAACATCACTGCGATGTTATCTAAAATTCGTCCAGCAGTTGAGAAAGTTACTTACGAAGGCGACCGTACATCAGGTAATCCAGAGTTCGTGCATCAAGTATGTGAGAGTAATGTAAAAAATACCATCGAACAAATCAGACAAAATAGTCCAATTTTAAAAGAAATGGAAGATAATGGACAAATCAAAATTATTGGAGCTGTTTACGATATGGATACTGGTAAAGTAACATTTTTGTAG
- a CDS encoding outer membrane beta-barrel protein, translating to MTLLIFSVTSYGQSHKWQLSIQLQPELTFHKDSYPWWKESNDKSTLNIGVASIVQYDINKSLFVSSGVGFISRTLHTANFLNQAALPPPKQSFTNELVTTKSVSYRVISFPVIIGYNFISTTKFKSFITTGFSGNYLLNTAYKSNFSRYDGAYKKSYWQGYSLTVGLGTDFKLTKKLQATSSLSYAYKHLVKEDEYILNQNGNGLTLGHNYLSLSVGIKLSL from the coding sequence TTGACACTACTGATATTTTCAGTTACCTCATACGGACAAAGCCATAAGTGGCAGTTATCTATTCAGCTACAGCCTGAACTTACTTTCCATAAAGACAGTTATCCATGGTGGAAGGAAAGTAATGATAAATCAACATTAAATATTGGTGTTGCTTCAATAGTTCAATATGACATTAACAAAAGCCTTTTTGTAAGTTCTGGAGTAGGCTTCATATCACGGACGTTACATACAGCGAATTTTTTAAACCAAGCAGCATTACCACCACCAAAACAAAGTTTTACGAACGAACTGGTAACAACAAAATCAGTTTCGTATAGGGTCATTTCTTTTCCAGTTATTATTGGATACAACTTTATATCGACCACCAAGTTCAAGAGTTTTATTACGACAGGTTTTTCAGGAAACTACTTATTGAACACAGCCTACAAATCTAATTTTTCAAGGTATGACGGAGCTTATAAAAAAAGTTATTGGCAAGGATATTCACTGACAGTTGGCTTAGGAACTGACTTCAAATTGACAAAGAAACTTCAAGCGACATCTTCTTTATCATATGCGTATAAACATCTTGTGAAAGAAGATGAATATATCTTAAATCAAAATGGTAACGGTTTGACATTGGGACACAATTATTTAAGTCTAAGTGTAGGTATTAAACTTTCCTTGTAG